From Bdellovibrionota bacterium, one genomic window encodes:
- a CDS encoding tetratricopeptide repeat protein: MMNNKNLILAGLILLSVGCSSSKVKNYNEGDKKSFGEFDNEVEGSPKSATPGGKSSPQVDEKETPKVSSSELGDKFEAAVNSQRENEMIATGSELLARDSENVKILNGFAIFYLKNNEPDAAKIYFDRVLAKDPKNADANNGIGVIQMKEGKEYEAQGSFKKALLGDNDHLGASANLGAYYLKYLDYDKALALLENAYDEDKSNPAIANNYAIALRGVGKVDKALSVYKSIDSKNQKVPVLLNQAILWAEFKKDSKEAKEILNKVRFITTDPVILKKVNTLTQKLDQEVTK, encoded by the coding sequence ATGATGAACAATAAAAATTTAATATTGGCAGGGTTGATTCTTTTAAGTGTGGGTTGTTCTTCGAGCAAGGTAAAAAATTACAACGAAGGTGATAAAAAATCTTTTGGAGAATTTGATAACGAAGTGGAAGGCAGCCCAAAATCTGCAACTCCGGGAGGAAAGTCTTCTCCACAAGTCGATGAGAAAGAAACTCCAAAGGTTTCTAGTAGTGAGTTAGGAGATAAATTTGAAGCTGCCGTAAATTCTCAAAGAGAAAATGAGATGATCGCTACGGGCAGTGAACTCCTTGCGCGTGATTCTGAAAACGTTAAGATCCTCAATGGCTTTGCGATTTTTTATCTCAAGAACAATGAGCCGGACGCTGCAAAAATTTATTTTGATAGAGTTCTAGCAAAAGATCCAAAGAATGCGGACGCAAACAATGGTATTGGTGTGATTCAAATGAAAGAAGGAAAAGAGTATGAGGCTCAAGGATCTTTCAAAAAAGCACTGCTTGGTGATAATGACCATTTAGGAGCAAGTGCAAATCTTGGCGCCTATTATTTAAAATATTTAGATTACGATAAAGCTTTGGCTCTGTTAGAAAATGCATACGATGAAGACAAGAGTAATCCTGCCATTGCAAATAATTATGCCATCGCACTTCGTGGTGTAGGCAAAGTAGATAAGGCTCTTAGTGTGTACAAAAGTATAGATTCTAAAAATCAAAAGGTTCCAGTTTTGCTGAACCAAGCTATACTTTGGGCTGAATTTAAAAAAGATTCTAAGGAAGCAAAAGAGATTTTGAATAAAGTTAGATTTATAACAACTGATCCTGTTATACTTAAGAAAGTTAATACGTTAACTCAAAAGTTGGATCAAGAAGTAACTAAATAA